One Sodalinema gerasimenkoae IPPAS B-353 DNA segment encodes these proteins:
- a CDS encoding ABC transporter permease has translation MDYIQLDLIDLAIALGMAAIAIAIAAWQQLGLTLQLSLATARTTVQLLMLGVILQVVFTWRHPLLLLGVLLVMLSLAAVVARNRITRKLPRLLPLVWAAIGLSTAVTLIYINTFVLRQPAVWSNPQYLIPLGGMMMGNAMNAAAIAGERFVSLVQNHPLEIETHLSLGATPQQALATYHKQAIRAGTVSILNSMMVVGLVTLPGIVTGQLLSGASPIDAAAYQMLIMFAIALTDFIATTLLVTGLGRRFFNEAAQLQPF, from the coding sequence ATGGACTATATTCAACTCGATTTAATTGACTTAGCCATCGCCCTAGGGATGGCGGCCATTGCCATTGCCATTGCCGCCTGGCAACAGTTGGGCTTAACGCTACAGTTATCTCTGGCAACCGCTCGCACCACGGTGCAACTGTTGATGTTGGGGGTGATTCTTCAGGTGGTCTTTACCTGGCGGCATCCCCTGCTGTTACTGGGGGTATTGCTGGTGATGTTGAGCCTGGCGGCGGTGGTGGCCCGTAATCGTATCACCCGTAAACTCCCGAGACTATTGCCCTTAGTTTGGGCCGCCATCGGCTTGAGTACGGCCGTCACCCTAATTTATATCAATACCTTTGTTCTGCGTCAGCCGGCGGTCTGGTCTAATCCTCAATATCTGATTCCCTTGGGGGGCATGATGATGGGGAATGCCATGAATGCGGCGGCCATCGCCGGGGAACGGTTTGTGAGTCTGGTGCAAAATCACCCCCTAGAGATTGAAACCCATCTCAGTCTTGGGGCCACGCCCCAACAAGCTCTTGCGACTTATCATAAACAAGCGATTCGCGCCGGAACGGTCAGTATTCTCAATTCGATGATGGTGGTGGGGTTAGTGACCTTACCTGGGATTGTCACGGGGCAATTGTTGAGTGGGGCCAGTCCCATCGATGCCGCTGCCTATCAGATGCTGATTATGTTTGCGATCGCCCTGACAGACTTTATCGCCACAACGCTCTTGGTGACTGGCTTAGGGCGACGTTTCTTCAATGAGGCGGCCCAGTTGCAACCGTTTTAA
- a CDS encoding cyanophycinase encodes MIQTDAQSLEPTMSHSPQTTILVIGGAEDKVHGREILQTFFNRSGGRDAQIAIIPSASREPAAIGNRYRDIFEEMGAKAVRILDIRERYQGEDPIWQNDLEECTGVFMTGGDQLRLCSLLADTPLMEKILLQVQRGEIVLAGTSAGAAVMGYHMIAGGGSGESPNRSLVDMTTGLGILPQVIVDQHFHNRNRMARLITAISANPDRIGVGIDEDTCALFEGEGLIQVLGKGTVTIIDPGEVDYTNEPYVDAINPLSIFNLRVHVLTYGDRYHIPTRSLHVPEQRLSA; translated from the coding sequence ATGATCCAAACAGATGCTCAATCTCTCGAACCGACGATGTCCCATTCCCCTCAAACAACGATTTTGGTAATCGGCGGCGCGGAAGATAAAGTTCACGGGCGCGAAATCCTGCAAACCTTCTTTAACCGTTCAGGGGGTCGGGATGCCCAAATTGCTATCATTCCTTCAGCCTCACGGGAACCGGCAGCCATCGGTAACCGCTATCGAGATATCTTTGAAGAAATGGGAGCCAAAGCGGTTCGCATCCTAGATATCCGAGAACGCTATCAGGGAGAAGACCCCATTTGGCAAAACGACCTCGAAGAATGTACCGGCGTCTTCATGACTGGCGGTGACCAACTTCGCCTGTGTTCCCTGTTGGCGGATACCCCCTTAATGGAGAAGATTCTCCTGCAAGTGCAACGGGGAGAAATCGTCCTCGCCGGAACCAGCGCCGGGGCAGCAGTGATGGGATACCATATGATCGCCGGTGGCGGCAGTGGGGAGTCTCCCAATCGCTCCCTCGTGGATATGACAACCGGCCTCGGCATTTTGCCCCAGGTCATTGTTGACCAGCATTTCCACAATCGTAACCGCATGGCCCGGCTGATTACGGCCATTTCCGCTAACCCCGATCGCATTGGTGTCGGCATTGATGAGGATACCTGCGCTCTCTTTGAAGGAGAGGGCCTGATCCAAGTCTTGGGGAAAGGAACCGTCACCATCATCGATCCCGGTGAAGTCGATTACACCAATGAACCCTATGTAGATGCCATCAATCCCTTAAGTATCTTTAACTTACGAGTTCACGTCCTCACCTACGGCGATCGCTATCACATCCCCACCCGTAGCCTGCATGTTCCTGAACAACGCCTGAGTGCTTAA
- a CDS encoding universal stress protein, whose protein sequence is MEPYRILVGLDQTDLAEKVFHQALAIAQDRQGELRLIHCLNLEFHEKLGSLLDAGVGLQSRIHLDDLQQSDQVKHLKQARTWLRKLCEHAAQADVFCDYRIDRRSPGPLLSYLAQEWSADLIVVGNGKKEGWQALILGSVSQYVIQNSPCPTLVVPAGNQEQQQFPPQADLPPASSET, encoded by the coding sequence ATGGAACCGTATCGTATCCTCGTGGGGTTAGACCAAACCGATCTAGCCGAGAAGGTGTTTCATCAGGCTCTGGCGATCGCCCAAGACCGTCAGGGGGAGTTACGCTTAATCCATTGCCTCAACCTAGAGTTCCACGAGAAACTCGGCAGCCTACTCGACGCAGGCGTTGGCCTACAAAGTCGTATCCACCTGGATGACCTCCAACAGTCAGACCAGGTCAAACATCTCAAACAGGCCCGAACCTGGCTGCGAAAACTCTGTGAACACGCGGCTCAAGCGGACGTGTTCTGTGACTATCGCATCGATCGCCGCAGCCCCGGCCCCCTCCTAAGCTACCTAGCTCAAGAGTGGTCGGCAGACCTCATCGTGGTAGGCAATGGCAAAAAAGAAGGCTGGCAAGCCCTGATTTTAGGCAGCGTCAGTCAGTACGTCATCCAAAACTCCCCCTGTCCAACTCTCGTGGTTCCCGCCGGCAATCAGGAGCAACAACAGTTCCCCCCCCAAGCGGACCTCCCCCCAGCCTCCTCGGAAACCTAA
- the cobU gene encoding bifunctional adenosylcobinamide kinase/adenosylcobinamide-phosphate guanylyltransferase, which produces MGKLVLVTGAARSGKSEFAERLATQHKGIVTYIATARCNSQDLDWQARIERHRQRRPQGWQLEEVPLDISGSLERWSQPQACVLLDSLGTWVANGLEEEDGLWGDRRDRWLETARNFPGTCIVVAEETGWGVVPAYASGRLFRDRLGEVTRHLGAIADETYLIVAGRILNLSKIADPL; this is translated from the coding sequence TTGGGAAAACTGGTGTTAGTCACCGGAGCTGCCCGCTCTGGAAAAAGTGAGTTTGCTGAACGGCTCGCCACTCAGCACAAGGGTATTGTCACCTATATTGCCACTGCCCGCTGCAATTCCCAAGACCTAGATTGGCAGGCCCGCATTGAACGGCATCGTCAACGTCGTCCTCAGGGTTGGCAGTTGGAGGAAGTGCCGCTGGACATCTCAGGGAGTCTAGAACGGTGGAGTCAACCTCAGGCCTGTGTCTTACTGGATTCTTTGGGAACCTGGGTAGCCAATGGCTTAGAGGAGGAGGATGGGTTATGGGGCGATCGCCGCGATCGCTGGCTCGAAACGGCGCGGAACTTTCCGGGAACTTGTATTGTGGTTGCCGAAGAAACCGGCTGGGGTGTGGTGCCGGCCTATGCGTCTGGCCGTCTCTTTCGCGATCGCCTAGGGGAGGTTACTCGTCACTTAGGGGCGATCGCCGATGAGACTTATCTAATTGTGGCTGGAAGAATCTTAAATTTAAGTAAAATCGCGGATCCCCTCTAG
- a CDS encoding DUF2973 domain-containing protein produces MLHLLYILAFTFLAFVAVGNLVRNLLAFSSDSQKSRPLNNSEFSRRPQPSPHPELLDDHGRVVEEPLLVMRSIGIEDAREKLDALYNSSPSGKNNLSDDDDTPPPALI; encoded by the coding sequence ATGTTACATCTGCTCTATATTCTCGCCTTTACATTTCTGGCCTTTGTTGCGGTTGGCAATCTGGTTAGAAATCTATTAGCCTTTAGTTCCGACTCTCAAAAATCCCGTCCCCTGAACAATTCCGAGTTTAGCCGCCGTCCTCAACCGAGTCCTCACCCAGAACTCCTCGACGATCACGGACGAGTCGTGGAAGAACCTTTGCTGGTCATGCGATCGATTGGCATCGAAGATGCACGGGAAAAACTGGATGCTCTCTACAATTCCTCGCCGAGCGGCAAGAACAATCTCAGTGATGACGATGATACTCCCCCGCCGGCGCTGATTTAA
- the trmD gene encoding tRNA (guanosine(37)-N1)-methyltransferase TrmD, with amino-acid sequence MRFDIVTLFPEFFQTPLQVGLMSKAIARGIAEVHCTNPRDFTQDKHRRVDDEPYGGGVGMVLKPEPIFAAVESLPVLPRREVILTTPQGEPLCQQHFKDWARDCDQLVVLCGHYEGMDERVTHLVTREVSLGDFVLTGGEIPALALVNGVVRLLPGTVGKTASLEADSFEEGLLDYPHYTRPAVFRNWQVPEVLLSGNHAKIAQWRRSQQWERTRSRRPDLFKALEIPDDIDPSSQTEDSTGESQGPV; translated from the coding sequence ATGAGATTTGATATTGTTACGCTGTTTCCAGAGTTTTTTCAGACCCCGCTACAAGTTGGGTTAATGTCGAAGGCGATCGCCCGGGGAATTGCCGAGGTTCACTGTACGAATCCTCGCGATTTTACCCAGGACAAACATCGTCGTGTGGATGATGAACCCTATGGCGGCGGGGTGGGGATGGTGTTGAAGCCGGAGCCGATTTTTGCGGCGGTGGAGTCGTTACCGGTGTTGCCCCGTCGGGAGGTGATTTTAACGACCCCCCAGGGGGAACCGCTGTGTCAGCAGCATTTTAAGGATTGGGCTAGGGACTGCGATCAGCTCGTGGTCTTATGCGGTCATTATGAGGGCATGGACGAGCGTGTAACCCATTTGGTGACTCGGGAGGTGTCCTTGGGGGATTTTGTGCTGACAGGGGGGGAAATTCCGGCGCTGGCCTTGGTGAATGGGGTGGTGCGCCTGTTGCCGGGAACGGTGGGTAAGACGGCTTCCTTGGAGGCGGATAGTTTTGAGGAGGGGTTGTTGGACTATCCCCATTACACTCGTCCGGCGGTGTTCCGCAATTGGCAGGTTCCTGAGGTGTTGTTGTCGGGGAATCATGCCAAGATTGCTCAATGGCGGCGATCGCAGCAGTGGGAACGCACGCGATCGCGCCGCCCGGATTTGTTCAAGGCCTTAGAGATTCCAGACGATATTGACCCCAGTTCCCAGACTGAAGACTCGACGGGGGAGAGTCAGGGGCCAGTCTGA
- a CDS encoding creatininase family protein, which yields MHNFIPPERFFPYLTWTDIDQLPDKANTVLVQPVGAIEQHGPHLPLVVDSAIGLGVLGEALTQLSPDIPAYVLPPLHYGKSNEHRRFPGTISLSARTLLDTLMEIGDSLYAAGFRKLILMNSHGGQPQIMEIAATDLHARYEDFWLFPIFTWRVTQEHKRLLSEQEVQQAMHAGDAETSLMLALLPEQVRMTQAVTEYPPQQPGRLGCKGPLTFSWLTHDISASGVVGDATAASREKGEAILAVLATGWCELIEEVYHFQNC from the coding sequence ATGCACAACTTCATCCCTCCAGAGCGTTTTTTCCCTTACCTAACCTGGACCGATATCGACCAACTCCCCGACAAAGCCAACACCGTGTTAGTGCAACCCGTGGGGGCGATCGAACAACATGGCCCCCATTTGCCCTTAGTGGTTGACAGTGCCATTGGCTTAGGAGTCTTGGGAGAGGCCCTAACTCAGCTGAGTCCTGACATCCCCGCCTATGTCTTGCCCCCCCTGCACTACGGCAAATCCAATGAACACCGCCGTTTTCCCGGAACCATCAGCCTCTCGGCTCGCACCCTTCTCGATACCCTTATGGAGATTGGCGACAGTCTCTATGCCGCTGGCTTTCGGAAATTGATTCTCATGAACTCCCATGGAGGACAGCCGCAAATCATGGAGATTGCGGCCACGGATTTACACGCTCGCTATGAGGATTTCTGGCTGTTTCCCATCTTCACCTGGCGAGTGACTCAGGAGCATAAACGCCTGCTGAGTGAGCAAGAAGTGCAACAGGCCATGCACGCCGGCGACGCGGAAACCAGTTTAATGCTGGCCCTACTACCAGAACAGGTGCGGATGACCCAAGCCGTCACAGAGTATCCCCCCCAACAACCGGGACGTTTAGGCTGTAAAGGCCCCCTGACCTTTTCCTGGCTCACCCACGATATTAGTGCCAGTGGCGTGGTGGGGGATGCCACCGCAGCGAGTCGGGAGAAGGGAGAAGCCATCTTAGCGGTGTTAGCTACAGGGTGGTGTGAGTTAATTGAGGAGGTCTATCACTTCCAAAATTGCTAG
- a CDS encoding MASE1 domain-containing protein — MKSFLLTPPPIRNPHLLKWVIVALLYFTTAQLSLRFAALPGNISSVWFPTGLVLGVSLWRFRWHAVPGVFFGSMASTSFDLLSDSSPQAILPALFCGVIHGAGSALELAIALSLLRTWIPQGNILQRVPHVGLFILSLLPASLTGAIFGVFPLVLLGLVSITDSPRSLLIWWWSGVLSQLLIAPVFLAGMAAPKQWQPNPGPYRYLEVGLFFTITILILINTFGLGYPAEYALIPLCVWSVLRFGKFETTLFVFGISLIAIFTTVQGLGPFASHSNYIAFLLLQSFMGAAILTSLVLSASNDEHHQLERQLRTSNRELHSSQNRLSQLLEAMPVGVCVHDRQGQMLYRNQTAQQLLGDVMANLEQFAQRYHLHKADSQQVYPLQELPGQIALSGQSIRRDDLELHHPDGIIPLDMASTPLLDDHGRVDSVIVAFQDIRERKEAQKLLADYNQTLENQVVQRTAELQTTLSQLQRTQAQLVHTEKMSSLGQLVAGVAHEINNPISFIFGNIRYTKEYISDLLRLLNAYETAYPNPKSSVQELADSIDINYLIEDVQRILESMNSGAERIRNIVLSLRNFARLDEAETKIVNLHEGLDSTLMVLRSRLKLQSDRPAIQVIKAYGDIPKVHCYPSELNQVFLNVLNNAIDALASRDDRPLGTSLADPPTITITTQVNPDHNVSIKIQDNGVGMNPEVCNRIFDPFFSTKPVGSGTGLGLSMSYQIIVEKHRGKLSCESALGQGTTVTIQIPVRRETGISRALEKSKTTNIRHFS; from the coding sequence GTGAAGTCTTTCCTCCTCACCCCCCCTCCCATCCGGAACCCGCATCTACTGAAATGGGTGATTGTCGCCCTCTTGTATTTCACGACCGCTCAACTTTCCCTGCGATTTGCGGCACTCCCCGGTAATATCTCCTCCGTCTGGTTCCCCACCGGCTTAGTCCTAGGGGTCAGTCTCTGGCGGTTCCGCTGGCACGCCGTACCTGGAGTCTTCTTCGGCTCCATGGCCTCAACCAGCTTTGACCTATTATCGGACAGCTCCCCCCAAGCCATTCTCCCCGCCCTGTTTTGCGGCGTTATTCATGGTGCCGGCAGTGCCCTGGAACTGGCGATCGCCCTGAGCCTATTGCGAACCTGGATACCCCAGGGCAACATCCTGCAACGAGTGCCCCACGTGGGGCTATTCATCCTTAGCCTACTACCCGCCTCCCTAACCGGGGCTATCTTCGGCGTTTTCCCCCTCGTCCTCCTCGGCTTAGTGTCTATTACAGACAGTCCCCGCTCCTTACTCATTTGGTGGTGGAGTGGCGTCTTAAGTCAACTGCTCATTGCCCCAGTGTTTCTCGCCGGAATGGCGGCCCCAAAGCAATGGCAACCCAACCCCGGCCCCTATCGCTACCTGGAAGTGGGTCTGTTTTTCACCATCACCATCCTTATCCTCATCAACACCTTCGGCCTCGGCTATCCCGCAGAATATGCCCTAATTCCCCTCTGTGTCTGGTCAGTCCTGCGTTTCGGGAAATTTGAAACCACCCTATTTGTCTTTGGCATTTCCCTCATCGCCATTTTCACCACCGTTCAGGGTCTAGGCCCCTTCGCGAGTCATTCCAACTATATTGCCTTCCTACTCCTTCAATCTTTCATGGGAGCGGCTATTCTCACCTCTCTGGTTCTCTCGGCTAGTAATGACGAGCACCACCAACTCGAACGCCAACTGCGAACCAGTAACCGAGAGTTGCACAGCAGCCAAAATCGTCTCTCTCAACTCCTAGAAGCCATGCCTGTGGGGGTCTGCGTTCACGATCGCCAGGGACAAATGCTTTACCGCAATCAAACCGCTCAACAGCTCCTAGGAGACGTCATGGCCAATTTGGAGCAATTCGCCCAACGCTATCATCTCCACAAAGCCGACAGTCAACAGGTCTATCCCCTCCAAGAACTCCCCGGCCAGATTGCCCTCTCAGGACAGTCCATCCGTCGTGATGACTTAGAACTCCATCACCCCGATGGCATCATTCCCTTAGATATGGCCAGTACCCCTCTCCTCGATGATCATGGTCGGGTAGATAGCGTTATTGTGGCCTTCCAAGACATTCGCGAACGCAAAGAAGCCCAAAAGCTCTTAGCCGACTATAACCAAACGTTAGAAAATCAAGTGGTCCAACGGACCGCAGAACTGCAAACGACCCTCTCTCAATTGCAACGAACCCAAGCCCAGCTCGTTCATACCGAAAAAATGTCTAGCTTGGGGCAACTGGTGGCCGGAGTGGCCCATGAAATTAATAATCCGATCAGTTTTATTTTTGGCAACATTCGCTATACCAAAGAATATATCAGTGACTTGCTGCGTCTATTAAATGCCTACGAAACTGCCTATCCAAATCCCAAGTCCTCCGTCCAAGAACTCGCGGATAGTATTGACATCAACTACCTGATCGAAGATGTTCAACGGATTCTAGAATCCATGAACTCAGGGGCTGAGCGCATCCGCAATATTGTCTTAAGTTTACGTAATTTCGCTCGCTTAGATGAGGCGGAGACGAAGATTGTCAATCTTCATGAAGGACTCGATAGTACCCTAATGGTCTTGCGCTCTCGACTCAAGCTACAGAGCGATCGCCCAGCCATTCAAGTTATCAAAGCCTACGGAGACATCCCGAAAGTTCATTGTTATCCCTCGGAACTGAATCAGGTATTTTTAAATGTCTTAAATAATGCTATTGACGCCTTAGCCAGCCGAGACGATCGCCCCCTCGGAACTAGCCTCGCTGACCCCCCAACCATTACTATCACGACCCAAGTCAACCCAGATCATAATGTCAGTATTAAAATTCAAGACAATGGAGTGGGGATGAATCCAGAGGTCTGCAACCGTATCTTCGACCCCTTTTTCTCAACCAAACCCGTTGGCTCAGGCACAGGATTAGGACTTTCCATGAGTTATCAAATTATTGTCGAAAAACATCGAGGGAAACTCTCCTGTGAATCTGCGTTAGGCCAAGGAACAACGGTTACCATTCAAATTCCTGTGCGCCGTGAAACCGGGATATCTCGTGCCCTAGAGAAGTCTAAAACCACCAACATCAGACATTTCTCATAA
- a CDS encoding GAF domain-containing protein → MDDLEPTKEQLIQELKAVRHEFEQARLENEANEVQTELLRTVLACGENPSSSLLLRALAQQILRSANRLTSVADSSLFLLDETGTVIESVLARGAIIRQERDSLVGKVLHRGLAGWVYQQQQIGIITDTTLDDRWLQLPGEPYQVRSALCVPVLRKTSVLAIITLMHPEPGHFRVQMAELMEAVAIRIALVLDVLHCLTPQRALPSPPPSPTLRISSSPPNSPFSQVRSPKPPQSSSGSPLPSPAASSPPSSSPPLSNRNSTHPSAPPRHRDPSPLGRLHQLGLYIVVWDGKFIYANPRFAKIFGYKTQELAALKSMFSLVSEGHYDRVSEQVYKCVRGQTSCVSCIFKGKRKNGKSVLVEIYGVRTRFYGKPVLVGVLRKVRT, encoded by the coding sequence ATGGACGATCTCGAACCGACAAAAGAGCAACTGATTCAAGAACTCAAGGCGGTTCGCCACGAGTTTGAACAGGCTCGGCTTGAAAACGAGGCCAATGAGGTTCAGACGGAATTATTACGAACAGTCCTCGCCTGCGGTGAAAATCCCTCGTCTAGCCTCTTATTACGAGCGTTGGCGCAACAAATTCTACGGAGTGCCAATCGCTTAACCTCGGTGGCCGATAGTAGTCTCTTTCTGCTCGATGAGACGGGGACGGTGATTGAGTCCGTTCTGGCCCGAGGGGCCATCATCCGCCAAGAGCGGGATTCCTTGGTGGGCAAGGTCTTACATCGGGGTTTAGCGGGCTGGGTCTATCAACAGCAACAAATCGGCATTATTACTGATACCACCCTAGACGATCGCTGGCTACAACTGCCGGGTGAACCCTACCAGGTGCGTTCGGCTCTGTGTGTCCCGGTACTACGTAAAACCTCAGTCTTAGCGATTATCACCCTCATGCACCCGGAACCGGGTCATTTTCGCGTTCAGATGGCGGAGTTGATGGAAGCGGTAGCGATTCGTATTGCCTTAGTCTTGGATGTACTCCATTGTTTAACCCCTCAGCGGGCCCTTCCGTCTCCCCCCCCATCTCCCACCTTACGGATTTCCTCTAGCCCTCCTAATTCTCCCTTTTCTCAGGTGCGATCGCCCAAACCACCCCAGTCTTCCTCAGGGTCGCCCCTACCTTCTCCAGCAGCCAGTTCTCCCCCTTCCTCCTCCCCACCACTCTCGAACCGAAATAGTACTCACCCTAGCGCTCCACCTCGCCATCGAGATCCGTCGCCTTTAGGTCGTTTACATCAGTTAGGGTTATACATCGTCGTTTGGGATGGTAAATTTATTTACGCCAATCCCAGGTTTGCGAAAATTTTTGGCTATAAGACACAAGAACTGGCCGCTTTAAAAAGTATGTTTTCCCTGGTGAGTGAGGGACATTATGATCGCGTTTCCGAGCAGGTTTATAAATGTGTACGGGGTCAAACCAGTTGTGTCTCTTGCATTTTTAAGGGGAAACGTAAGAATGGCAAATCAGTTTTAGTAGAAATTTATGGAGTTCGCACTCGCTTTTACGGGAAACCCGTGTTGGTGGGGGTGTTGCGAAAAGTCAGGACCTAA
- a CDS encoding Hsp70 family protein — protein MTIAIDFGTTNTVIARWNAATEQPEVVSLPGLSRQDSSNPPVVPSLVYVEDAQVGAIAAGQQVRDRGLDLKGDSRFFQSFKRGIGSEVQGFLPQLDNRSIRFEKVGEWFLQHLLLAVTQVPLPLDSLILTVPVDSFETYRHWLGSVVESPQLPQKIEQVRLLDEPTAAALGYGVAAADLLLVIDFGGGTLDISLVELGRRVTPDRNPLGFILKWGDKSFRKDSGQKLETAKVIAKSGQNLGGADVDNWLLDTFASGQGLPKTSLTQRLVEKLKIELSSRPQASEVYFNEETFESYELNLSRSEFEEILQQQQFFKRLDESLTQVLQQARRQGLESPDIDAVVLVGGTSQIPAVQDWLKDWFPSEKIRCDRPLDAIATGALQLTQGIQLKDFLYHGYGVRYWNRRKNAHDWHPIIQPGQPYPLERPIELSLGASIPEQPKLELVLGEMGAEAAKTEVFFDGDRLITRQANQDTTVIPLNDSDQGRTIANLDPPGSPGSDRVKIQFRIDAERFLRITVDDLLTSERLIDNQVVVQLS, from the coding sequence ATGACGATCGCCATCGACTTCGGAACCACTAACACTGTGATTGCCCGTTGGAATGCTGCTACGGAACAGCCGGAAGTGGTATCTCTACCGGGGCTGAGCCGTCAAGATAGTAGTAATCCCCCTGTGGTTCCCAGTTTGGTCTATGTGGAGGATGCCCAGGTTGGGGCGATCGCCGCCGGCCAACAGGTCCGCGATCGCGGCTTAGACTTAAAGGGAGACTCCCGTTTTTTCCAGAGCTTTAAACGAGGGATTGGGTCTGAGGTGCAGGGATTTCTCCCCCAATTGGATAACCGGTCTATCCGCTTTGAAAAGGTCGGAGAGTGGTTTCTCCAGCATCTCCTCTTAGCCGTGACCCAGGTTCCCCTCCCTCTCGACTCCCTCATCCTGACCGTTCCCGTTGATAGTTTTGAAACCTATCGCCATTGGCTCGGGTCTGTGGTGGAATCACCGCAACTTCCTCAGAAAATCGAGCAAGTCCGCCTCCTCGACGAACCCACCGCTGCTGCTCTCGGCTATGGTGTCGCCGCTGCGGATTTACTTCTGGTTATTGACTTCGGAGGGGGAACCTTAGATATCTCCCTCGTGGAGTTAGGCCGCCGCGTCACCCCGGATCGCAATCCTCTCGGCTTTATCCTCAAATGGGGCGATAAGTCCTTTCGTAAGGACTCTGGGCAGAAACTCGAAACCGCTAAAGTCATCGCCAAGTCCGGCCAGAACTTGGGGGGGGCGGATGTGGATAACTGGCTTCTCGATACCTTTGCCAGTGGTCAAGGTTTGCCCAAAACTTCCCTGACTCAGCGTTTGGTGGAAAAGCTCAAAATTGAGTTATCCTCCCGGCCTCAAGCCAGTGAGGTCTATTTTAATGAGGAAACCTTTGAGAGTTACGAGTTGAATTTAAGTCGCTCGGAGTTTGAGGAGATTCTGCAACAGCAGCAGTTTTTCAAACGCCTCGATGAGTCCTTAACCCAAGTTCTGCAACAGGCCCGACGACAGGGGTTAGAAAGTCCTGATATCGATGCGGTGGTTCTGGTGGGGGGAACCTCGCAAATTCCCGCCGTACAAGATTGGCTCAAAGACTGGTTCCCCAGTGAGAAGATTCGCTGCGATCGCCCCCTCGATGCGATCGCCACGGGAGCCTTACAACTCACCCAGGGCATTCAGCTTAAGGATTTTCTCTATCACGGCTATGGGGTTCGCTACTGGAACCGCCGCAAAAACGCCCATGATTGGCATCCCATCATCCAGCCGGGACAACCTTATCCCTTAGAGCGTCCCATTGAACTTTCTTTGGGGGCATCTATTCCCGAGCAGCCTAAATTGGAGTTAGTCTTAGGGGAGATGGGAGCCGAGGCGGCCAAAACGGAAGTCTTCTTTGACGGCGATCGTCTCATCACCCGCCAGGCGAACCAGGATACAACGGTAATCCCCCTCAATGACAGCGACCAAGGGCGCACCATTGCCAACCTCGACCCACCGGGGTCTCCGGGGAGCGATCGCGTCAAAATTCAATTTCGCATCGACGCGGAGCGATTTCTACGCATCACCGTTGACGACTTGCTCACCTCGGAACGACTCATTGATAATCAGGTGGTGGTGCAATTGAGTTAG
- a CDS encoding DUF2605 domain-containing protein: MSRPHLPEPSLLKKVLEPLLEDFQYWFERSRTLLETETIDFLGPKEQQDLLDRVTQAQEEVSSAKMMLDATGCQAGVDMSVLMPWHRLLTECWQISIRFRTQNSQALNVRE, translated from the coding sequence ATGAGTCGCCCCCATCTCCCAGAGCCAAGTTTGCTCAAAAAGGTCCTCGAACCTTTGCTCGAAGACTTCCAGTATTGGTTCGAACGTTCCCGAACGCTTCTGGAAACTGAGACCATTGATTTCCTGGGACCGAAGGAACAGCAAGATCTCCTTGATCGAGTCACCCAGGCTCAGGAAGAGGTCAGTTCGGCCAAGATGATGCTCGATGCGACGGGATGCCAAGCTGGGGTGGATATGTCAGTGCTGATGCCCTGGCATCGCCTGCTTACAGAATGTTGGCAAATTTCAATACGATTCCGCACCCAGAATTCTCAAGCGCTCAACGTGAGAGAATAG